A genomic window from Promicromonospora sukumoe includes:
- a CDS encoding MFS transporter: MSNIRTAAGGSALLVAVLVFALNLRTPITSLPPVMSDVAAGLGLDQTLAGLLVGIPALCFSVVAPAASTLIARVGPYAAVTVALVGVIAGTLIRSAGSGTAGVVAAFAGTVVLGSAITVGNVVVPVIIARDFPARTALATGLYSSTMNLGSVFATSLTAPFAALLGWRGAIASWAVVAVVALVVWQVTTRRLPDPQGRRAVRRPGTSGADDGAAPGETPPETLVDGPTGTPAPPLVERPEETWGGVLRRPITWLLTVAFAGQSFSYFAVTGWLPELLRDLLGVSVTTAGNAAAPFQGLAIVGSVLVPLALAARVPMRGAAVVMSVLWVSLPAGLLLAPQWWLLWVSLAGIAQGGNFVVIFTVVAQQCRTVAQTRRTVAAVQAFGYAVAASAPAVIGAVHVASGGWTAALLVMLGSTLALGTAELVATRRRLTR, translated from the coding sequence ATGAGCAACATCCGCACAGCGGCGGGCGGCTCCGCGCTGCTCGTCGCGGTCCTCGTCTTCGCCCTGAACCTGCGCACCCCCATCACATCCCTCCCGCCGGTGATGTCCGACGTCGCCGCCGGACTGGGCCTCGACCAGACCCTCGCGGGTCTCCTGGTGGGCATCCCGGCGCTGTGCTTCAGCGTGGTGGCGCCGGCTGCGTCGACGCTGATCGCCCGGGTGGGGCCGTACGCGGCGGTGACGGTCGCCCTGGTCGGGGTGATCGCGGGGACGCTGATCCGGTCGGCGGGCTCGGGCACGGCGGGCGTGGTGGCGGCGTTCGCGGGGACGGTCGTGCTGGGCTCGGCCATCACGGTGGGCAACGTGGTCGTGCCGGTGATCATCGCGCGGGACTTCCCGGCGCGGACGGCGCTGGCGACGGGCCTGTACTCGTCGACGATGAACCTGGGCTCGGTGTTCGCGACGTCGCTCACCGCGCCGTTCGCTGCACTGCTCGGCTGGCGGGGCGCCATCGCGTCGTGGGCGGTCGTGGCGGTGGTCGCGCTCGTGGTGTGGCAGGTCACCACCCGCCGTCTGCCGGACCCGCAGGGCAGGCGCGCGGTCCGGCGCCCGGGCACGTCCGGGGCCGACGACGGCGCCGCACCCGGCGAGACGCCGCCCGAGACGCTGGTCGACGGCCCGACCGGCACCCCGGCGCCGCCCCTGGTGGAGCGGCCCGAGGAGACGTGGGGCGGCGTGCTGCGCCGGCCGATCACCTGGCTGCTGACCGTGGCGTTCGCGGGCCAGTCCTTCTCGTACTTCGCGGTGACGGGCTGGCTGCCCGAGCTGCTGCGCGACCTGCTGGGTGTGTCGGTGACCACCGCGGGCAACGCCGCGGCGCCGTTCCAGGGCCTCGCCATCGTGGGCAGCGTGCTGGTCCCGCTCGCGCTGGCGGCCCGCGTGCCGATGCGCGGCGCGGCCGTGGTGATGAGCGTCCTGTGGGTGTCGCTGCCGGCGGGCCTGCTGCTCGCACCGCAGTGGTGGCTGCTGTGGGTGAGCCTCGCCGGGATCGCCCAGGGCGGGAACTTCGTCGTGATCTTCACGGTGGTCGCGCAGCAGTGCCGCACCGTGGCCCAGACCCGCCGGACCGTGGCGGCCGTGCAGGCGTTCGGCTACGCGGTGGCGGCGTCGGCGCCCGCGGTGATCGGCGCGGTGCACGTGGCGTCGGGCGGCTGGACCGCGGCGCTCCTGGTGATGCTCGGTTCCACGCTGGCACTCGGGACGGCGGAACTGGTCGCGACCCGCCGTCGGCTCACCCGATGA
- a CDS encoding peptidoglycan-binding domain-containing protein codes for MPTTRTWLQAGGGTVVVALIVAAVVQAAHSSANWVSNDPVGECGKTSGGQVVAAQNILSAATGLEPVDGAWDAESDVATRAFQAYNGLPVDGCVDTSTWVTMRALAISLCDPDYNCQGPDHRIRYDAPGGARDAYLAENDCDWGSYVRPGVARSPVSSNKVIAFSRDGVTEIECGG; via the coding sequence ATGCCCACGACCCGAACCTGGCTGCAGGCGGGCGGTGGCACCGTGGTCGTCGCCCTGATCGTCGCCGCCGTGGTGCAGGCGGCCCACTCCAGCGCGAACTGGGTGTCCAACGACCCGGTCGGCGAGTGCGGCAAGACGTCGGGAGGGCAGGTGGTCGCGGCGCAGAACATCCTGTCGGCCGCCACCGGGCTGGAGCCCGTCGACGGCGCCTGGGACGCCGAGTCGGACGTCGCGACCCGGGCCTTCCAGGCGTACAACGGCCTGCCCGTCGACGGCTGCGTCGACACCAGCACCTGGGTGACGATGCGCGCGCTGGCGATCTCGCTCTGCGACCCGGACTACAACTGCCAGGGCCCGGACCACCGCATCCGCTACGACGCGCCGGGCGGCGCGCGCGACGCCTACCTCGCGGAGAACGACTGCGACTGGGGCTCCTACGTGCGGCCCGGGGTGGCGCGGAGCCCGGTCTCGTCGAACAAGGTGATCGCGTTCTCGCGCGACGGCGTCACCGAGATCGAGTGCGGGGGCTGA
- a CDS encoding MarR family winged helix-turn-helix transcriptional regulator, with amino-acid sequence MEHTGPADEVDRIVAAWNHVRPDLDLEPLTVFSRVSRLARHLDLARRTAFARHSLETWEFDVLSALRRAGEPYRLSPGTLVTQTLVTSGTMTNRIDRLESRGFVQRHRSPDDRRGVLVELTDEGLARVDAAMSDLLDIEAKVLTALSPGERPQLAALLRTVTAQFDD; translated from the coding sequence ATGGAGCACACAGGTCCCGCCGACGAGGTCGACCGCATCGTCGCCGCGTGGAACCACGTGCGCCCGGACCTCGACCTCGAGCCGCTGACGGTGTTCAGCCGGGTGTCCCGCCTGGCCCGGCACCTCGATCTCGCGCGCCGCACCGCGTTCGCGCGGCACAGCCTGGAGACGTGGGAGTTCGACGTGCTCTCGGCGCTGCGCCGCGCCGGCGAGCCCTACCGGCTGTCGCCCGGCACGCTCGTCACGCAGACCCTGGTGACCAGCGGCACCATGACCAACCGGATCGACCGGCTGGAGTCGCGCGGGTTCGTGCAGCGGCACCGCTCCCCCGACGACCGCCGCGGCGTGCTGGTCGAGCTCACCGACGAGGGTCTGGCCCGGGTCGACGCCGCGATGAGCGACCTGCTCGACATCGAGGCCAAGGTGCTGACCGCCCTGTCCCCGGGCGAGCGCCCGCAGCTGGCTGCCTTGCTCCGCACGGTCACAGCGCAGTTCGACGACTGA
- a CDS encoding maleylacetate reductase — translation MGTDIRVHEVYAGRVLQGAGARAVVPDEIERLGAQRVLVVAAPSSAETAQDLATGLGERHAATFGRPAQHTPVEVTAEALALAREVRADALVAIGGGSAIGLSKALAIRTGMPQVAVPTTYAGSEATPVLGETEDGVKTTRRDPAFAPGTVVYDPELTLTMPHGLTLTSAVNALAHAVEALWDAEASAATRAYGVEAADGILSALPAVLDRLSDVDARARLQEAAWLAGACLAQARMGLHHQLAHVLGGTYGLPHAELHTLLLPHVMRFDLAAAPDAAARLRRVADGDPADAVAALAARHDGPTTLGALGLHRTALREVAERVAAAPYPNPRPVTADAVEELLLAAW, via the coding sequence GTGGGAACAGACATCAGGGTGCACGAGGTGTACGCCGGCCGGGTGCTGCAGGGCGCCGGGGCACGAGCCGTCGTGCCGGACGAGATCGAACGGCTCGGGGCGCAGCGGGTCCTGGTGGTGGCGGCGCCGTCGTCCGCCGAGACCGCGCAGGACCTGGCCACCGGCCTGGGGGAGCGGCACGCCGCGACCTTCGGCCGCCCGGCCCAGCACACGCCCGTCGAGGTGACCGCCGAGGCGCTGGCGCTGGCCCGCGAGGTGCGCGCGGACGCGCTCGTCGCGATCGGCGGCGGGTCGGCGATCGGGCTCTCCAAGGCGCTCGCGATCCGCACCGGCATGCCGCAGGTCGCCGTGCCCACCACCTACGCCGGGTCGGAGGCCACGCCCGTGCTCGGGGAGACCGAGGACGGCGTCAAGACGACCCGGCGCGACCCGGCGTTCGCCCCCGGCACCGTCGTCTACGACCCCGAGCTCACGCTCACCATGCCCCACGGGCTCACGCTCACGTCCGCGGTGAACGCGCTCGCGCACGCCGTCGAGGCGCTGTGGGACGCCGAGGCGAGCGCGGCGACCCGCGCCTACGGGGTCGAGGCCGCGGACGGCATCCTGTCCGCGCTCCCCGCCGTCCTGGACCGGCTGTCCGACGTCGACGCGCGGGCCCGGCTCCAGGAGGCCGCCTGGCTGGCGGGCGCCTGCCTCGCGCAGGCCCGGATGGGGCTGCACCACCAGCTCGCGCACGTGCTCGGCGGCACCTACGGCCTGCCGCACGCGGAGCTGCACACCCTGCTGCTGCCGCACGTCATGCGCTTCGACCTGGCCGCCGCCCCCGACGCCGCCGCCCGGTTGCGGCGCGTCGCCGACGGCGACCCGGCCGACGCCGTGGCAGCGCTCGCGGCCCGGCACGACGGCCCGACGACGCTCGGCGCGCTGGGCCTGCACCGCACCGCGCTGCGCGAGGTGGCCGAACGGGTCGCGGCCGCGCCCTACCCGAACCCGCGGCCGGTCACGGCCGACGCCGTGGAGGAGCTGCTGCTCGCTGCGTGGTGA
- the lat gene encoding L-lysine 6-transaminase: MTTHLEPTAVLPTLREHLLVDGFDLVLDLTRSHGSTLVDARDGREWLDLFTFFASSPLGMNHPALADDPAFREELATAAINKPSNSDIYTVEMARFADTFARVLGDPALPHLFFIDGGALAVENALKVAFDWKSRHNEANGRSPELGTKVLHLEHAFHGRSGYTMSLTNTEPGKVARFPKFDWPRIPSPYIAEGKDMDAAEAAALGAARAAFEASPHDIAAFIMEPIQGEGGDHHFRPSFLQGMQELCREFDALFVMDEVQTGAGITGTAWAYQQLGISPDVVAFGKKTQVCGIMAGGRVDEVPDNAFAVSSRINSTWGGNLTDMVRSRRILETYEEEGLVERALTMGKQLQDALTELAGRHDGVTDVRGRGLMCALTLPSREVRDRVLAALTERSVLLLGCGERSVRFRPALTVTPEALEAGVQALDEALTAAL, translated from the coding sequence ATGACGACACACCTTGAGCCCACCGCTGTGCTCCCCACCCTTCGTGAGCACCTCCTGGTCGACGGGTTCGACCTGGTCCTGGACCTCACCCGGTCGCACGGCTCCACGCTCGTCGACGCGCGGGACGGCCGCGAGTGGCTGGACCTGTTCACCTTCTTCGCCTCCTCGCCGCTCGGCATGAACCATCCCGCCCTGGCCGACGACCCGGCCTTCCGCGAGGAGCTCGCCACCGCCGCGATCAACAAGCCGTCCAACTCCGACATCTACACGGTCGAGATGGCGCGCTTCGCCGACACGTTCGCGCGGGTGCTCGGCGACCCCGCCCTGCCGCACCTGTTCTTCATCGACGGCGGCGCGCTCGCCGTCGAGAACGCGCTCAAGGTCGCCTTCGACTGGAAGTCCCGCCACAACGAGGCGAACGGCCGCTCCCCGGAGCTCGGCACCAAGGTGCTGCACCTGGAGCACGCGTTCCACGGCCGCTCGGGCTACACGATGTCGCTGACGAACACGGAGCCGGGCAAGGTCGCGCGGTTCCCCAAGTTCGACTGGCCGCGCATCCCCTCGCCGTACATCGCGGAGGGCAAGGACATGGACGCCGCCGAGGCGGCGGCGCTCGGGGCCGCCCGCGCGGCGTTCGAGGCCAGCCCGCACGACATCGCGGCCTTCATCATGGAGCCCATCCAGGGCGAGGGCGGCGACCACCACTTCCGCCCGTCGTTCCTGCAGGGCATGCAGGAGCTGTGCCGGGAGTTCGACGCGCTGTTCGTCATGGACGAGGTGCAGACCGGCGCCGGGATCACCGGCACCGCCTGGGCCTACCAGCAGCTCGGCATCTCCCCCGACGTCGTCGCGTTCGGCAAGAAGACGCAGGTCTGCGGCATCATGGCCGGCGGCCGCGTGGACGAGGTGCCGGACAACGCGTTCGCCGTCTCGTCGCGGATCAACTCCACCTGGGGCGGCAACCTGACCGACATGGTGCGCTCCCGCCGCATCCTGGAGACCTACGAGGAGGAGGGCCTGGTCGAGCGGGCTCTCACCATGGGCAAGCAGCTCCAGGACGCGCTCACCGAGCTGGCCGGGCGGCACGACGGCGTGACCGACGTCCGCGGCCGGGGCCTGATGTGCGCGCTGACCCTGCCGTCGCGCGAGGTGCGCGACCGGGTCCTGGCCGCGCTCACCGAGCGGAGCGTGCTGCTGCTGGGCTGCGGCGAGCGGTCAGTCCGGTTCCGCCCGGCGCTGACCGTCACCCCGGAGGCCCTGGAGGCCGGCGTCCAGGCCCTCGACGAGGCCCTCACCGCCGCCCTCTGA
- a CDS encoding class I SAM-dependent methyltransferase encodes MTSSEQLAAVRADYDDKAEAYTAFIGEAFGGQPLNHVMVGAFADLVRQSGGGQVADVGCGPGHVTAYLRDRGVDAFGVDLSPRLVAAAREASPGVRFDVGDMNDMGALGVGAGSLAGVLANYSVIHTPPDALPATLAELARVLAPGGHLLLSFQALDAADAVAPDAAPGAAETAEPFDHKVSPAWRYSPDHVAGLLGLSGVTEVARLIIAPGEDPARGFPQAHLLGRRAA; translated from the coding sequence GTGACGTCTTCCGAGCAGCTCGCGGCCGTCCGTGCCGACTACGACGACAAGGCCGAGGCCTACACCGCGTTCATCGGCGAGGCGTTCGGCGGCCAGCCCCTGAACCACGTCATGGTCGGGGCGTTCGCCGATCTGGTCCGGCAGTCCGGCGGCGGGCAGGTGGCCGACGTCGGCTGCGGGCCCGGGCACGTGACCGCCTACCTGCGGGACCGGGGCGTCGACGCGTTCGGCGTCGACCTGTCGCCGCGGCTCGTGGCGGCCGCACGCGAGGCGAGCCCGGGGGTGCGGTTCGACGTCGGCGACATGAACGACATGGGCGCGCTCGGCGTCGGGGCCGGCAGCCTCGCCGGGGTGCTGGCGAACTACTCCGTGATCCACACCCCGCCGGACGCGCTCCCGGCGACGCTCGCCGAGCTCGCCCGCGTGCTCGCCCCCGGGGGCCACCTCCTGCTGTCGTTCCAGGCGCTCGACGCCGCGGACGCCGTCGCGCCCGACGCCGCACCCGGCGCCGCAGAGACAGCCGAGCCCTTCGACCACAAGGTGTCGCCCGCCTGGCGATACTCGCCCGACCACGTCGCCGGGCTGCTCGGCCTCAGCGGCGTGACCGAGGTCGCCCGCTTGATCATCGCGCCCGGCGAGGACCCGGCGCGCGGGTTCCCGCAGGCGCACCTCCTGGGCCGCCGGGCGGCCTGA